In Oncorhynchus gorbuscha isolate QuinsamMale2020 ecotype Even-year linkage group LG02, OgorEven_v1.0, whole genome shotgun sequence, a single genomic region encodes these proteins:
- the LOC124004957 gene encoding tyrosine-protein kinase CSK-like: protein MSEPQTPTWPQGTECVAKYNFKGTTEQDLPFNKGDVLTIIVVTKDPNWYKAKNTAGQEGTIPANYVQKREGVKQGGKLSLMPWFHGKITREQAECLLIPPEMGLYLVRESTNYPGDYTLCVSCDGKVEHYRIVYKEGKLSIDEEAFFENLMQLVEHYTKDADGLCTKLIKPKLEEGTVAAQDEFSRSGWALNRKEINIHQSIGKGEFGDVKVGDYRGTKVAVKCIKHDATAQAFIAEASVMTQLRHNNLVQLLGVIVEEKGSLFIVTEYMAKGSLVDYLRSRGRTVLGGDSLLKFSVDVCEAMEYLEANNFVHRDLAARNVLVSDDNIAKVSDFGLTKEASSNQDTAKLPIKWTSPEALREKKFSTKSDVWSYGILLWEIYSFGRVPYPRIPLKDVVPRVEKGYKMDAPDGCPEVVYEVMKQCWTLDPLVRPCFRVLREKLQHILAKELYL, encoded by the exons ATGTCTGAACCCCAG ACACCAACATGGCCACAGGGCACAGAGTGTGTGGCCAAATACAACTTTAAGGGCACCACAGAGCAGGACCTGCCCTTCAACAAAGGAGATGTCTTAACCATAATCGTGGTGACTAAG GACCCGAACTGGTACAAAGCCAAGAACACAGCAGGTCAAGAAGGCACCATCCCAGCTAACTATGTCCAGAAGAGGGAAGGGGTGAAGCAAGGGGGCAAGCTGAGTCTAATGcc ATGGTTCCATGGTAAGATAACTAGGGAGCAGGCTGAGTGTCTCCTGATCCCCCCAGAGATGGGTCTGTACCTTGTGAGGGAGAGCACCAACTACCCTGGGGACTATACTCTGTGTGTGAGTTGCGACGGCAAGGTGGAGCACTACCGCATTGTCTACAAGGAGGGAAAGCTCAGCATCGACGAGGAGGCGTTCTTCGAGAACCTTATGCAGCTTGTTGAG cACTATACCAAAGATGCAGACGGTCTCTGCACCAAACTGATCAAGCCGAAGCTGGAGGAGGGTACTGTGGCGGCCCAGGATGAGTTCTCCAGGAGCGGCTGGGCTCTCAACAGGAAGGAAATCAATATCCACCAGTCCATTGGGAAAGGAGAGTTTGGAG ATGTGAAGGTGGGAGACTACAGAGGGACCAAAGTAGCGGTGAAGTGTATCAAACACGATGCTACAGCACAGGCCTTCATCGCTGAAGCTTCAGTCATGAC ACAACTGAGACACAATAACCTGGTCCAGTTGCTAGGTGTCATCGTTGAGGAGAAGGGAAGCCTGTTTATCGTCACTGAGTACATGGCCAAG GGCAGTCTAGTGGACTACCTACGCTCCAGAGGTCGGACAGTGCTGGGTGGGGATTCCCTACTCAAGTTCTCAGT TGACGTGTGTGAGGCCATGGAGTATCTGGAGGCCAATAACTTTGTCCACAGAGACCTGGCAGCCCGTAATGTTCTGGTGTCAGATGATAACATCGCCAAGGTCAGCGACTTCGGCCTGACCAAGGAGGCCTCCTCTAATCAGGACACAGCCAAACTGCCCATCAAGTGGACCTCACCAGAGGCCCTAAGGGAAAAG AAATTCTCCACCAAGTCAGACGTGTGGAGCTATGGGATCTTGCTGTGGGAGATCTACTCCTTTGGACGAGTGCCTTACCCCAGAATT CCTCTAAAGGACGTGGTACCACGCGTGGAGAAGGGCTACAAGATGGATGCCCCAGACGGTTGTCCTGAGGTGGTGTATGAAGTCATGAAGCAGTGCTGGACCCTGGACCCCCTGGTGCGGCCATGCTTTAGAGTCCTCAGGGAGAAACTGCAGCATATCCTAGCCAAGGAGCTCTACCTGTGA